ttgctgcaagtgaaaaGAGGAAGATCGCTAAATTAAAACCCCGCTCTAAATTAAAACCGAAATACgtcaatatattaaaataaacttcaGGTTCACTCTAACTTTAAATCTCTTAAATCTCTTTTCTGCTTCATTCTGACACCCGTTTTGAACTTGGGCAGATTGTCTTGACCTCATCTACATGATTGCCTAAATGCCATTGTCATGTGACTGGCTGACGCGTGTTAACAAGCAAATGTGTACATATAATAAAGTGGCTAACAAGTGTACAAAATCTACTGTGCAATTTTTAAAACGACATTGTTTTTATACGTTTTATCTCAGCCATTAGTGCAAAATCTAACAAAAAAGTGtgaaaaatttcaacaaaattgtagtccaaattttttgcataaaataataaaacagagaTCACTCACGTAAATCCTCACAGTTTGCCATTTTATTGACAGCCAAGATGAACAGCAGCATTTGCAGCATCTCTAACATAATGAAACCGAAGTTCAGTCACTTTAAACCAAACGTGTTATGTAGATTCAAACGATGGAAATGAATATTTAGATATCGTTATctcctaacttaaaaaaattgtacatcaaagaaaaaaaaagctgatgTGACAGCAGTTTTTCTTTGGAACAGATTAGTGCTGTTTCTCGATCTAACAGATTGTGTTCAATTTCTGCAACTcatcattattagcagtagtgAGATGTTGCTCAATACTTGTGTTACACCACCCAAGCCGAAACAGTaaccacagtaaaaaaaatttaaaaaacacagGAAcatttctagctgaaataattttcactgagtggttctttctgctgtggtgacctctgattaatcagagaccaagccgaaggaaaatgaatgaatgaataattttcactgatttactatttatattttaacacatttataaaatttccccACACACCCACCTCGTCCATAATTGGCCTGGCAAATGGATATTCCTGCCCCAAACACACATTAAAGCAGTCAGAAAGTCAGACATTTGGAGGGAAATTCCCAGAGAATCTGAGAGAATAATCTCTTATTATAGCATAAGTCATACAATAACAACTTCATTCAGATTTAAATCCTAATATAATGATCAGAATCATTTGCCATCAGCTTTATTTGCCAGATGTGCAAAAACACATGGATTTTTTTGTGGTTTACAGGAGCTCAgggtacatacatatatacttatCAACACAAAGGGACAGAAAGACATTTAAGTAAGTGGAAAATgaagtaaacaataaaaataatctagatggtttatgtgcaatatgttgactgttttaaatgtttttaaaatacatactGAACTGAGAAACTCACATTTGGATGGCATAAAATTATACCGTTTTAAGACATTAGCAATGGAAAAAGCTCAATtcagtaaaaatgtaatatgCTTTACTAAATAACTAAGACCTCTCTGAAGACATTTTAATAGTCTCGTACACTGATTCGTCACCCATCATTGGCGACATGTAAACACGGTTGCCATCTTGTGGTTTCTGTTTTCCTCTCCTCCTGTTATAATAGTAAGAGTAATGGTGATATGTTATATTACTGACGAAAACATGTCAGTCAAAGACTATTTAATGGGTTTGTGAACTTCTTACCTCAAGATGACAATCAAGCTAGAAGCTAAGcagatatttaaaacaaatgaaatgatAAAGAAAATCCAACTGGTGGGCAACTTCCAACTTGCTAAAAACCACAAAAATGAGAGATTTTTCAAATAAAGAGAGATTTTTCTTCAGTAAAACGGTAAAATGCTTATAAACCTCATGATTGTGTAGTGTACTTCTTACTTTTCAACTTTTTGTCCACTTGGATTTCCATTATTTCCAAACCAATAGGATTCACACTGATGCAAACAATGGTCTCGTTGAGGTTTCTGAAACTCACAGTGGAGATGCTGATGATGCTGAAGGTGTTTTCATTTGAAAAAGCACTGTAATATTCAGTAACATCATCCAGAGGTGACCAGTATATGTCGGGTAATGGAAAACCCCCGCTGACACACACGCAGATCAATTCATCTCCCCACACCACACAGCGGGAGCTATTCAAGATTTTAGGAGCATCTGAAAGGATGAATTACCATTTAATAGTAATGACTGCAATTTTGTTTCTCTCATGGTGGATTGTAAAGGAAATGATACATACGTCTTACGTCAAGAGTCACAGTAGCTTCAGTCTGAATGTTTTCTTGAAAAATAACTCTGCAGGTGAGGTTAATATTGTGATGTTCAGGCTTAGGATGGAATATCAATAGTAAAAACAGTTCATCACTACCAATCACACTAACACCTCTTCTTTCA
This genomic interval from Danio aesculapii chromosome 15, fDanAes4.1, whole genome shotgun sequence contains the following:
- the LOC130242324 gene encoding sialic acid-binding Ig-like lectin 14 codes for the protein MLQTLLFILTVIQLTDCYLFRPDEPDDFSISVDDNYTGEASLCIRVFCSFTVPQSVLDSKPIRRIWFKGDPQNPTVEVPSFNFGFFNSGEEECSFKLDNLVQGENDGDYRLKVAWGYGNMYIFNKTVKIIVKELTQTPTIEVPLLTAGEEAEISCRAPGNCRNLEMDMFWEGIEPERTERRGVSVIGSDELFLLLIFHPKPEHHNINLTCRVIFQENIQTEATVTLDVRHAPKILNSSRCVVWGDELICVCVSGGFPLPDIYWSPLDDVTEYYSAFSNENTFSIISISTVSFRNLNETIVCISVNPIGLEIMEIQVDKKLKTSWKLPTSWIFFIISFVLNICLASSLIVILRRRGKQKPQDGNRVYMSPMMGDESVYETIKMSSERS